The following is a genomic window from Stenotrophomonas maltophilia.
CGTGGTCACCAACCACGCGCTGTTGCTGTCGGCACTGTCGATCGGCGACAGCGACAACGGCCAGCCACTGATCGCCGCGCCGTCGGACATGCTGCTGGTGCTGGACGAAGGCCATCACATCGGCAACGTGGCCATCGACCAGGGCGCGGCCAGCCTGGCGCTGGATGAAATGGCCAAGCGCACCGGCCGCCTGCAGATCCTGATCGCCGGCGCCTACCGCGCAGTTGACAAGGACCGCCTCGGCAACCTGCTGCCGAACGAGGCGATCGAGGTGGCCAGCAACGTGGCCAAGCAGCTGCGCGCGTTCCGTGACCACATCGAGCGGGTGTGGATGCCGGCGCCGGCCGACGAGGAACCGATGTGGCGCGCCGCCAACGGCCGCCTGCCCGAGGCCTGGCGCGAGCCGATCGAAGCACTGGCCGACGATACCCGCAGCCTCTACAACTGGGCGCATGCGGCCACCGCGCAGGTGGCCAAGGGCAAGCCGGACGATGCCGCGCGCGAGCGCCTGCAGCGCAACCTGGGCATGGCGCTGGAGATGATCGAACAGCAGTACAACCTGTGGCAGGCCTGGCGCCGCGAGGACAAGGACGGCGCGCCGCCGATGGCGCGCTGGGTCACCGCCACCCGCGACGGCGACCTGGTGCTGCACGGCTCGCCGGTATCGGCCGCGCACGTGCTGCGCAAGCTGCTGTGGGATGAAGTGGATTCGGTGGTGATGACCTCGGCGACGCTGACCGGTGGTGGCGATTTCCAGTCGCTGGCGATCGACAACGGCATCCCCGAAGAGGCCGAGATGGTCTCGCTGTCCTCGCCGTTCGACCTGCCCAACCAGGCCGAGCTGATCGTGCCGAAGTTCCCGGTCACCCCGGACGACCGCGAAGGCCATCCGCGCGAAGTGGCGCGTTACCTCGATACCGAACTGGACTGGGCCAAGGGTTCGATGGTGCTGTTCACCTCGCGCTGGAAAATGGAGAAGGTGGCCGGCCTGATGTCGGCCGCGCGCCGCAAGCAGGTGCTGGTGCAGGGCGAGATGTCCAAGACCCGCCTGATCGACGAACACCTGCGCCGCGTCGCAGCCGGCGAGGGCTCGGTGCTGTTCGGCCTGAACTCGTTCGGCGAAGGCCTCGACCTGCCCGGCGAGGCCTGCACCACCGTGGTGATTACCCAGGTACCGTTCGCGGTGCCGACCGATCCGCAGACCGCCACCCTCAGCGAATGGTTCGAGGGGCGCGGGCTGAATGCCTTCAACCTGATTGCCATTCCGCACGCACTGCGCACGCTGACCCAGTTCGCCGGCCGTCTGATCCGCACCTCCACCGACACCGGCCGCGTGGTCATTCTCGATTCGCGGCTGCTGACCCGCCGTTACGGCAAGCGCATCATCGACGCGTTGCCACCGTTCAAGCGCGTGATCGGCTGAGGCGCTCTGGTGGCGCCGGGCGATGCCCAGCGGAAAATAGGGGACGGAGGGAATTAAGTCGTTTGAGGCACGAACGACTTAATTCCCTCCGTCCCCTTTTCTACCGCCGCAGTGGCAGCCATTGCCCTTCGCTGGCGCTGCGCCATAACCATTCCACCGGCCCGAAGCGATGGCTGCGCAGCCAGCACGCGCTCGCCCACAGTTGCAGCGGGAACACCACGGCCGCTACCAGCAGCACCGGCCACAGCCCGTGCAGCGGGCCGATGCCCAGCCCGAAGCCGGCAAACAGCGGCACGCAGATCACGCTCTGCAGCAGGTAGTTGCTCAGTGCCATGCGCCCGGCCGGAACGAACACGCGCAGTACGCGTTCAGCCCACGGGCGCAGATAGAGCAGGGCAAAGGTCGCCGCCGCCGCGATGCCCAGTGCCAGTGGTGCAACGCGGTACGACACGCGCAGCAGGTAGCCCGGTACACCACCGCGCAACGCCGGCCAGGCCTGCTTGAGTGCATCGGCCGTAGCATCGACCCACAGGAACGCGGCGCCCAGCAGCAGCCCACCTGCGGCGAGTGAACGCAGCAGCGGCAGATGCGCCTGCGGCTGCTGCAGCAGGCCGCGACGGCCAGCCCAGTAGCCCAGCAGGAAGCGCCCGAGCACGAAGAACAGCAACGCCCAGTTGCTCAGCTTCAGCCACGCCGCCAGTTGCAGGTTGCGCCACCACGCCTGGGCCAGAGTGCCGTTGGCCAACGCATCGAGCGCCATGGCATTCATCTGTGCGCGTGGGGTCAGCAGGGCCACCCAGTCGCGGATCCACGGCGACAGCAGGGGCGGCAGCAGCAGGGCGACGGCCACGCCGCTGACCAGCAGGGCGCGATCACCGAGGTGCCGGAACAGCGGCAGCAGCAGGCCGACCACCGCATACACCAGCAGGATGTCGCCCCACCACAGCAGCACCGAATGCAGCAGGCCGATGACCAGTAGCGCGGCCATCCGCCGCAGGTGCGCGGCCATCCGGCCTGGGGTGTTGCCCTCCATCTGCATCGCCACGCCTATGCCGAACAGCAGCGAGAACAGGGTGATCGCCTTCATGTCCAGCAGCCACTCCATGCCGGTACGGAGGGCATGGTCTAGCGCAGCGCTGGGCAGGGCCTGCTGCGCGGCCTCGGTCATCAGCGCGTCGAGCGAGAAGAAGCGCAGGTTGACCAGGAACACGCCGAGCAGCGCGAATCCGCGCAGGGCATCGATGAGGGGCTGGCGCGTCGGGCGTTGGGTCATGCCGGGCAGGGTAACGGATGGGCGTATCGCGATTGCGGTTTCAGAGTTGTCTGATTGCCGGGTGTGGGGGAATCGGATAGAACTGGCTGGCCGAGCATCGGGCGGAAGGGAAAGGTGCGGTTCGGCCCGGGGATACGCCAGTTGATCAGCGTCATCCGCTTCAGTGGAATGAAGTGTCACCAAGCAGGTGGGAAGTCAGGTCATGAATGAGCGTCCTGTTCCGGAAGCGGCTCTGGAAGATGAGAATTCAGTTGAGATGCTTCGAGTGTGGATTGCTGCAAAAGCGCTCCATTGCTCGATGAAGGTTGGACTGTACAAAGAGACCTCCAGGATCTCGGAAGAGAAGGCATGGGGCGTGATCCTGGCAGACGTTGCGCGCCATCTTTCGAAGGCGCTTGAGTCGGGTTATGGCGTGGATGCGCGGATTGCGCTCAGTGCAATCAGGGAAGGGTTCAATGATGAACTCAATGAGCCGACCTCGGACGTTGATGGGGGCTTCTTGACAAGGAACTGACCGCAGGAAAGTTCCCAAGTCCTACAAGGAAGCCCGCCAACGGGATGCCTGTCGCTGGGATGGGGTCGGCTCAGGGCGCAGGGACGTCCGATCTGCGCAGCTCGGTAAGGATGGCAGCAATGCGAATCGGCATGCCACCAACCTTCCTTGCAAGGATGGTCCGGCAAAGAGCTCTGACACCACCTGGCATCATCCTGCGGGAAGTAACGTTCCAACCACGATGATCAGATACGAGAAGGATCAGGCGATATGGCTGCAGGCTCATCGAAAGATCTTCTGCATGGAACATTGTCTGATGCGCAGCCGCCTGACAGTCCTATTGTGGCTGAAGGCTGGGCTGGGATTGCTTTCGACAGAAATCGCCATGAGTACTTCGCCCCTGAAGACATATGGATTGCGTGGTTGGATGTGCACCTGGGCCGCCCATCTTCCTTGAAACAGATTGAGATTGTCTCGTTCAAGGATGTCGAAGCGGATAGGGACGGATTCTTTGCCGCGCCCAGCCTTTGCTCGTTGCATGAATTCCTTGCCGAGGATGCGCGCTTCCTTGCTGACCACTATGTACTGTCCCGTTCGAGTGAGTGGGTGGTTCGTCTCGATCAGGATGTGACTCTCTTCGCGGCCAAGGTGGATTTTGTTTCGGAAGTGCTGGCGCGTTTGGGTGGCCTGACGGATGTGATGGCACGAATGGTCGAAGACTTTGATCCGGGGACGGGGGATCCTGTGGGGTTGAATGGATTTCTCCTTGAGATTACCAAGGGCCTGCGAAGCTAGCCTCGCAACCGCGCGGTGAGTATCCCGAACCGGGGCCAGCAACAGCGGAAGCGATCAGGTCAGCTGGAACGCCGTGCCAATGGCGTCCGAGTACCGTCTTGAGCAGAGTGCAAGCGGCATGCTGGGGAGAAGGCTCGGAGACCCAGGAACAAGTCGAAGCGGGAAGAAGACGGGTGAGGTGTTGAATGTGGTATTGCGCACATGCAATTTTCTACTACAGCTATGTAGGTCAGAGCTCCTACGTAGTTCATGAGAACGTCTACCTTGTTTCAGAGGATGATGAGGACAAGGCAATGCTGCGGGCGCTGGGATTGGCGGCTGAGTACGAACAGGTCGGTGAAAGTAGCCATCTGGAGATCGAGGGGCAGAAGGCCGAGTACCGATTCGCTGGAATCAGAAAGCTGATTTCGGTTGACTCGGATCTGGAAGATTCATCGGAGCTGCGGGAGTTGACGGGTGAGGTTACCTATTCCGTATTTGAGGTGGCCAATCTTTCTGATGTGGAGGCTCTCGCGGCTGGGGTGGCTGTATCAGTCAACTATCGAGAGTAGTAGGGAGGCCAAATGGGGCAGCTCCTGCCTTGGTTCCAGCATTTGATTGGCTGGAATGTCGCCACTCTATTTCTCCGATTGAGTGGCGAAAAGGCGCGGGTGCTGCATGTAGGCGACAAGGTTGGACGTTTGGCCATGGCCGACAAGGTAATCATCAGCATCCACACGAACTTAGTTACGATTCTGATACGGCTAAGGCGCGCCTTCGCACGAACCCGCACGGCGGCCCAACGGAGATCGATGGTCATGTCCGAAATCGCTTGGGGGTTCCCGATCACAGGGAACAGGGTAAGTGAGGCGCTAAGGGCCAACTTCGGTGCGGAGAATATGTGGCTGATAGCGCACATGGATGTTCCTTCGGCAACAGATGCGCCAACGGCCTTGAATGACCTTCGAGATCGGATGACGAACGGACCGGTACAGGCATCCACGGCGGATCTCTGCGATGCGCTGACGGGCGCTCCGCAGGTCTGGGTTCTGGACATCCGGCTCTCACACGACAACGACGTACAGCTCTACATCGAGGACGGGGAGGTGTTCGAGGTGAACCTGGACCGGACAGATGCTCCAAGGGCTCCTGATCGATTTCGCGACCCGGAAGTGAATCAGGATGAAGATGGCTGACTCATCCAGGCTGCGTTCGTTGTGGATGGAAATCGCGGCAAAGCACAACGTCTGCATCCCCGCAGGGGGCGTCAACCACCTGGACGCAGTGGATGGCGATTTGCTGATCGATCATTGGGCACTGTGCTAACCGCCATCAAAACAGCCGCCAGCCCTGCTGGCCTGGAGCAGGTAGATGCAGATTGAGTTCTATTCGGAGTACTACGATGGCTTGATCCATGGCGTACTGTCCGATGAAGGCCGTCTGTTCTATGCCTTCTGCATCCACGCCGATTTCCCGGATGCCGGCCAGGACCGTGCCTACGGGGTGATCCCGATCAATGCCGTCGAAGACCAGCACCTTCGCTCATGCCTGCTGCAGGCAGGGGACGGGGCACTGGATGCCTTCTTCCGCTCCGCATTCCTGGACAGGCACGGCGTGGTGCTGGAAGGCGATCCAGAGTCGTGGAGCAGCACGGGCCTGCGTTTCGAAACCCGTGGAGATGCCTACGCGGCTTTCGTCCGTCGTTCCTCGCTGGAGGTGCTGGTGAGTGCAGGGGCGCGGATGGAGGTGCGCTAGCGGGGTCAGACCCCTTTCTGCGAAAGGGATCCGACCCCATGCTGTGATCCAGGCTCTGACCCCAGGGCCACTCAATCGCCCAGCAGGGCGGTGTTGCGCACCGCGCCCTTGTCGGCGCTGGTGGCCAGCAGGGCGTAGGCTTTCAGCGCGCTGGTAACCTTGCGCGGTCGCGGTGCACGCGGCGTCCAGCCACGCGCGTCAGCGTCGGCGCGGCGCTGGGCCAGGATGGCCTCGTCCAGCAGTAGATCGATGCGGCGTGCCGGGATGTCGATGCGGATGCGGTCGCCGTCTTCCACCAGACCAATCGTGCCGCCGCTGGCCGCTTCCGGCGAAACGTGGCCGATCGACAGGCCCGAGGTGCCGCCGGAGAAGCGGCCGTCGGTCAGCAGGGCGCACTGCTTGCCCAGCCCCTTCGACTTCAGGTAGCTGGTGGGGTACAGCATTTCCTGCATGCCCGGGCCGCCCTTCGGGCCTTCGTAGCGGATCACCACCACATCGCCGGCCTTCACTTCGTCGGCCAGAATGCCGGCCACGGCCGCGTCCTGGCTTTCATACACGCGCGCCGTGCCTTCGAACACGTGGATCGACTCGTCCACGCCGGCGGTTTTCACCACGCAGCCATCCACCGCCAGATTGCCGCGCAGCACCGCCAGCCCGCCTTCGGCCGAATAGGCATGCTCGACGCTGCGGATGCAGCCTTCGGCGCGGTCCACGTCCAGGGTGGGCCAGCGCGTGGCTTGGCTGAAGGCGACCTGGGTGGGAATGCCGGCCGGACCGGCGCGGAAGAACTGGTGCACGCTCTGCTCGTTGCTGACCGCCACGTCCCAGCGCTCGATGGCATCAGCCAGGGTGCGGCTGTGCACGGTCGGTACCGTGGTATCCAGCAGGCCGCCGCGCGCCAGTTCGCCGAGGATGCCGTACACGCCGCCGGCGCGGTGCACGTCCTCCATGTGGTACTTGGGCGTGTTCGGCGCCACCTTGCACAGCTGCGGCACGCGCCGTGACAGCGCATCGATGTGGGTCAGGTCGAAGTCGACCTCGGCTTCCTGCGCGGCGGCCAGCAGGTGCAGGATGGTGTTGGTGGAGCCGCCCATGGCAATGTCCAGGGTCATCGCGTTGGCGAACGCGGCCGGGGTGGCGATGCCGCGCGGCAGCGCGCTTGCTTCTTCGCCGCCGTACCAGCGGTGGCACAGTTCGACGATCAGGCGGCCGGCGCGCAGGAACAGCTGCTCGCGGTCGGCGTGGGTGGCCAGCGTAGTGCCATTGCCGGGCAGCGACAGGCCCAGCGCTTCGGTCAGGCAGTTCATCGAGTTGGCGGTGAACATGCCCGAACAGGAACCGCAGGTAGGGCAGGCGCTGCGCTCGAACGCGGCCACCTTCTCGTCGGAGGCGCTGTCGTCGGCGGCCACCACCATTGCATCGACCAGGTCCAGCTTGTGCTCGGACAGCTGGGTCTTGCCGGCCTCCATCGGGCCGCCGGAGACGAACACCACCGGGATGTTCAGGCGCAGCGCAGCCATCAGCATGCCAGGGGTGATCTTGTCGCAGTTGGAAATGCACACCAGCGCGTCGGCGCAGTGCGCGTTGACCATGTACTCCACCGAGTCGGCGATGATCTCGCGGCTGGGCAGCGAGTACAGCATGCCGTCGTGGCCCATGGCGATGCCGTCGTCCACGGCGATGGTGTTGAATTCCTTGGCGACGCCGCCGACCTTTTCGATCTCGCGCGCGACCAGCTGGCCGAGGTCCTTCAGGTGCACGTGGCCGGGCACGAACTGGGTGAAGGAGTTGGCGATGGCGATGATCGGCTTGTGGAAGTCGCCATCCTTCATGCCAGTGGCGCGCCACAGGGCGCGGGCACCGGCCATGTTGCGGCCAGCGGTGGAGGTGCGGGAGCGGTATTCAGGCATGGCTGGCGGAACGGGCGGGCCGTACGACGTGGGGGTCGGCCGATCATGGCCAATTTTTTCGGTTGCTGCTGCAACCACCCGTTCCGCTTGCGGCGGTGTGCCGACGGGGTCAGATCCCATCGCGGCGCGAAGGGATCTGACCCCACGGCCTGACGAAAATGAAAACCCGTTCATCTTTCGTACTTTGCTGATTCCGGTTGTTGGGGTGAATTTGGCATCATTGGGCTATTGATCCGTCGACAGGGCATGAGGCCATGAAACGTTCCCGCACCACCGCGCTGCTGCTGATGAGCGCCGCGCCGCTGCTGTTCACCGCCTGCCAGAAGGAGCCGGAGGTGAAGGTGCAGGAAGGCCTGTACACCTCCGTCGAGGCCTGCACCGAGGCCACCGGCGATCCGTCGTCGTGCCGCAATGCCTTCGCCGAAGCGCAGAAGCAGGCTGCCGATGCAGCGCCGAAGTACGCCAGCAAGGAAGCCTGTGAGCAGGACTACAAGCCGGAACAGTGCGTGCAGCAGCACACTTCGGCCGGCACCTCGTTCATCGGCCCGATGATGATGGGCTTCTTCATGTCGCAGATGCTGAGCAACCGCGGTGGC
Proteins encoded in this region:
- a CDS encoding DUF1190 domain-containing protein — encoded protein: MKRSRTTALLLMSAAPLLFTACQKEPEVKVQEGLYTSVEACTEATGDPSSCRNAFAEAQKQAADAAPKYASKEACEQDYKPEQCVQQHTSAGTSFIGPMMMGFFMSQMLSNRGGLAPQAPAASPAYQDKSAGWARPAPGGSGGLNTASGIGTGKAGLAPVTSEPNRAVTASRSGFGSTSARRSGSSVGG
- a CDS encoding DUF4288 domain-containing protein codes for the protein MWYCAHAIFYYSYVGQSSYVVHENVYLVSEDDEDKAMLRALGLAAEYEQVGESSHLEIEGQKAEYRFAGIRKLISVDSDLEDSSELRELTGEVTYSVFEVANLSDVEALAAGVAVSVNYRE
- a CDS encoding DUF5076 domain-containing protein, giving the protein MNERPVPEAALEDENSVEMLRVWIAAKALHCSMKVGLYKETSRISEEKAWGVILADVARHLSKALESGYGVDARIALSAIREGFNDELNEPTSDVDGGFLTRN
- a CDS encoding DUF418 domain-containing protein — translated: MTQRPTRQPLIDALRGFALLGVFLVNLRFFSLDALMTEAAQQALPSAALDHALRTGMEWLLDMKAITLFSLLFGIGVAMQMEGNTPGRMAAHLRRMAALLVIGLLHSVLLWWGDILLVYAVVGLLLPLFRHLGDRALLVSGVAVALLLPPLLSPWIRDWVALLTPRAQMNAMALDALANGTLAQAWWRNLQLAAWLKLSNWALLFFVLGRFLLGYWAGRRGLLQQPQAHLPLLRSLAAGGLLLGAAFLWVDATADALKQAWPALRGGVPGYLLRVSYRVAPLALGIAAAATFALLYLRPWAERVLRVFVPAGRMALSNYLLQSVICVPLFAGFGLGIGPLHGLWPVLLVAAVVFPLQLWASACWLRSHRFGPVEWLWRSASEGQWLPLRR
- the ilvD gene encoding dihydroxy-acid dehydratase, translating into MPEYRSRTSTAGRNMAGARALWRATGMKDGDFHKPIIAIANSFTQFVPGHVHLKDLGQLVAREIEKVGGVAKEFNTIAVDDGIAMGHDGMLYSLPSREIIADSVEYMVNAHCADALVCISNCDKITPGMLMAALRLNIPVVFVSGGPMEAGKTQLSEHKLDLVDAMVVAADDSASDEKVAAFERSACPTCGSCSGMFTANSMNCLTEALGLSLPGNGTTLATHADREQLFLRAGRLIVELCHRWYGGEEASALPRGIATPAAFANAMTLDIAMGGSTNTILHLLAAAQEAEVDFDLTHIDALSRRVPQLCKVAPNTPKYHMEDVHRAGGVYGILGELARGGLLDTTVPTVHSRTLADAIERWDVAVSNEQSVHQFFRAGPAGIPTQVAFSQATRWPTLDVDRAEGCIRSVEHAYSAEGGLAVLRGNLAVDGCVVKTAGVDESIHVFEGTARVYESQDAAVAGILADEVKAGDVVVIRYEGPKGGPGMQEMLYPTSYLKSKGLGKQCALLTDGRFSGGTSGLSIGHVSPEAASGGTIGLVEDGDRIRIDIPARRIDLLLDEAILAQRRADADARGWTPRAPRPRKVTSALKAYALLATSADKGAVRNTALLGD
- the dinG gene encoding ATP-dependent DNA helicase DinG, translated to MTETVAAPRTLDDPLKDAIRKAYTTLQANTPGFSTRRSQSQMIGVVSRALSKSGGVGVVEAPTGVGKSLGYLTAGVPIALASKKKLVISTGTVALQSQLVERDIPNFLKATGLEATVALAKGRTRYLCTRNAAEAQGEGSQGGMFEDDAPLFDRPLAPIEMDIAKRLTDAFTGGSWDGDIDNAPETISPGLRSRITTPASGCAGRRCAYSAQCAVLRSRNTVRDAQIVVTNHALLLSALSIGDSDNGQPLIAAPSDMLLVLDEGHHIGNVAIDQGAASLALDEMAKRTGRLQILIAGAYRAVDKDRLGNLLPNEAIEVASNVAKQLRAFRDHIERVWMPAPADEEPMWRAANGRLPEAWREPIEALADDTRSLYNWAHAATAQVAKGKPDDAARERLQRNLGMALEMIEQQYNLWQAWRREDKDGAPPMARWVTATRDGDLVLHGSPVSAAHVLRKLLWDEVDSVVMTSATLTGGGDFQSLAIDNGIPEEAEMVSLSSPFDLPNQAELIVPKFPVTPDDREGHPREVARYLDTELDWAKGSMVLFTSRWKMEKVAGLMSAARRKQVLVQGEMSKTRLIDEHLRRVAAGEGSVLFGLNSFGEGLDLPGEACTTVVITQVPFAVPTDPQTATLSEWFEGRGLNAFNLIAIPHALRTLTQFAGRLIRTSTDTGRVVILDSRLLTRRYGKRIIDALPPFKRVIG